The Sphaerochaeta globosa str. Buddy region TAGCCAAGGCCAATTGGACCATGGGTGATGACGCCTACCGCGAGGGTGTGAAGTTCCAGCAGGTCTCCACCGACGAGGTGTATGGCTCGCTGGGACCCGAGGGGTTTTTCACCGAGGCTACGCCCCTGGACCCGCACAGCCCGTATTCTGCCAGCAAGACCTCTGCCGACCTGTTCGTGAAGGCGTATGCCGACACCTACAAGCTCCCGGTTACCATCACCCGCTGCTCGAACAACTACGGGCCGTACCAGTTCCCCGAGAAGCTCATCCCGCTGATGATCAACAACTGCCTGAACAAGCAGAGTCTTCCGGTGTACGGGGACGGGATGCAGATCCGCGACTGGCTGTATGTTGAGGACCACTGCAAGGCCATCGACCTGGTGCTCCAGAAGGGAAGGGCAGGCGAGGTGTACAATGTGGGAGGGCATAACGAGCAGCCCAACATAGCCATCGTGAGGAGCATCATCTCCTATGTGTCCGAGAAGGTCGATCCGAGCATCGACGAGAGCCTGATCAAGCACGTGACTGACCGCAAGGGCCATGACAGGCGCTACGGCATCGACCCGAGCAAGATTCGCGAGGAGCTGGGCTGGGAGCCTGAGACGATGTTCGCCGAGGGCATCAGGAAGACCATAGACTGGTACCTTGAGAACCGGCAGTGGATGGAGCATGTGACCAGCGGCTCCTACCAGAATTATTACCAAGAGATGTATGCAAACAGATAGGGAAGAGGGATACAGGTGGGACAGTTTACATTCACCAGGACGGATATAGAAGGGGTGCTCATCATCGAGCCGAGGGTGTTCGGTGATGAGCGTGGCTACTTCATGGAGACGTACAACAAGGCCGATTTTTACAAGGCGGGCATCACGTGCGAGTTCGTGCAGGACAACCAGAGCAAGTCACGCAAGGGCGTACTTAGGGGGCTCCATTTCCAGAAGCAGTATCCACAGGCAAAACTTGTGAGAGTGACTAAGGGCGAGGTGTACGATGTTGCGGTGGATTTGAGGAAGGAAAGCCCCACGTATGGAAAATATGTAGGAGCTACACTTAGTGCTGAATTAAAAAACCAATTTTTCATTCCCCGGGGCTTCGCCCATGGATTCCTGGTGCTCTCCGATGAGGCCGAGTTCACCTACAAGTGCGACGAGTTCTATCACCCCGAGGACGAGGGTGGCATCAGGTGGGATGACCCGAGTATTGGGATTCAGTGGCCGGAAATTGGGATTGAGTATTGCTTGAGTGAGAAGGACAAGGCTTTATCCACTTTGATGGGAAGAAATGATGACTAATCTATCCATCGCTTATATAGATTTTGGTGATCGCTTCGATCCAAATGGAACAAGTGGAATTGAGCGAAAAAAACTATCACAAATATTTGAACTTGAGAAATTAGGCATTGTAAAACGACTGGCATTCAGCCCAAAACACAAGAAGACTATGTTTGGGAATTTGTCTAGGCTGCTTCCCTTTTTCCCAAGTACATTTTTCTTTACCTGTGATGTAAAACAGCTTGAGGGGCTTGATGTTGTATATTTTAGGAAGCCTTCATATGTAGATAGATATACGATTAATCTATTGAAAGATATAAAGAAGCAAAATCCAAAATGCGTAATTCTATTTGAGATTCCCACATATCCATATGACAAAGAAAAGGCAGGGTTAATCAAATACCCATTATTGGTCAAGGATCGTTGGAATAGAAGAATGCTCCAAAAATATGTGAATCGAATTGTTCTGGTTACTTCCAAAGAACGGACCATTTTCAACATTCCCACAATATGTACGATGAATGGAATTGATTTTGAGAACACTCTTTTAAGGGAAGTATCACCAATTGAACATAAGAATATTCATGCAATCATCATTGCCAATTTTGAATTTTGGCATGGTCTAGATAGAATAATTGGTGGCTTAACTCAGTATTATTCCGCTTGGAATGAAGAGAAGCCAAAGTTCACTCTACATATCGTTGGAGACGGCCCTGGGATAGAGAAAATAAAACAGCAATGCAAGGAAAACGTAATAGAAAAATATGTTTTGCTGCATGGTAGTCTCTCCTTTACCGAAATTTCTAAAGTGTATAATCAGGTTTCACTAGCAATAAATAGTATTGGGAGACACCGGATAACGGGAACAAGAATCGATTCCTCAATAAAATCACGGGAATATGCTGCTAAAGGCTTGCCCATTATTACAGAAAGAGGGATTTCTATCGATTATGTTCCAGAAAATTATCCCTATGTATTGGAGATTCCTGCTGATGAATCTTTACTGGATATAGAATCTGTTATTGCTTTTCATGATAGGATATATTCAGGAAATGATCCTGTGGTTATAGCAGATACTATTCGTGCTTTTGCTAAAGATAGATGTAGTTCAGAAGCAATGATGCGACCTGTTCTCACATATGTTCGCGAGATGCTTTTACAATGAATTATTCATGTATTGGCCGAGTGAGCTTTCTCCTATTGAAGGATTATAAAGTATGAAAATTTTAAAGAAAGTGAAATTGTTACTTGCCTACATTTTCTTTGAGCTGAGATATAGACAAAAAAAAAGAACGTTAGAATTTCCTCATGTCCTAAGCGATGAAGAGACTATTGAATACATAGTTAGTCACAATGCTTCTATGAGTCGATTTGGTGATGGAGAAATGCGTTGGATTATGGGAATGAACAAGAACACTTTTCAGGATAATTCGGCTCTACTTTCTCAAAGACTGCAAGAAGTTCTTTCAAGTGATGATGGAAATGTCCTCATCTGTATCCCTAACGTATTTGAGGCAGTTGGTTTCTTGCAATTGAGTTCAAGAGTTTTCTGGCGTAGTCATTTAGATAAAACTCGAGAATATTGGATGAATTCACTCATCCCCTATAAAATATATGGAGATAGCCTCCTGACTAGGCCCTATTTTATCTATAAAGATAAAAGTGGTGCAGGAAAAAGGTTCAAACATCTAGTTAGTATTTGGGATAAAAAAGATTTGCTGATAGTCGAAGGAGAGAAGACTCGTCTTGGGGTTGGTAATGATCTTTTCGATAATGCAAAGTCAGTAGCAAGACTGCTCTGTCCATCGGAGAATGCATTTGCAGTATATGATTCCATTTTAAGTACAACGATACAGAATTACCAAGGAAGGTTGGTTCTTATTGCATTAGGACCAACAGCAACAATTCTGGCATATGATTTATCGAAACGAGGTATTCGTGCTCTCGATATCGGACATATTGATGTTGAATATGAATGGTTTCTCCGTAAGGTGAAAGAACGAATAGCAATACCGGGGAAATATGTGAATGAAAGTGAACAAAAGTATATAAATGAAGAGTCTGTTTTATCTGGACAGCAAGAGTATCTGAACTCGATAGTAGCTAGAATTCTCTGATTCATACAGGTTTTTCACAATGAGTTGAACGATTTCGTCAGAATTCCTTCGGTTGTTCATGGTATGGCAGAGAAGAGTAAATTATAGTGTTTGTAAGTATTTTGAGAACGAAGCAGGCAGAAAAATGAACAAGAAAATTCAAGCGATAGCAATTATTACATTGAACGGATACAGCAATTATGGAAATAGATTGCAAAACTATGCCCTTCAGCAAGTCTTATTAAGATATTCAAATACTGTCGATACTCTTCTATTTGAAAAGCGTGCTGCATCAACGCATAATACAAGCAGTAATTCTATTCATGAGTTACTTGAAAGGCTTCAAAAGTTTTCATTTTCTAGATTGAACAAAAAAGTTTCTACCAAGGTACATTCTGTACTCTTCGCCAAACAAATTCAGAAAAATACCAACAGAAGAATCGCTAATTTTAAAAAGTTCTCAGAAACTTACATTCATGAAAAAAACTTGAGGAGTACACCTGGTAGAATGGGCGATTCTCTTGAAAGTCAGTATGAGTATTTCGTCGTAGGCAGTGACCAAGTATGGAACCCAAGATTCTCTGAATTCTCTGAGGCTTTCTTTCTTACATTTGCTCCACCTAGGAAGCGGGTTGCCTATGCGCCAAGTTTTGGCATCGAGAAAATTCCTGTCGAATTTCAATCTGCTTTTTATACTTGGTTGAAAGATGTACCGTTTTTATCGGTAAGAGAGAATTCTGGAGCAAAAATTATTAAGGATTTAATTGGTATCGACGTTCCGGTGCTACTTGATCCCACAATGTTATTAGCTAAAGAAGATTGGCTGACCATTGCCAAACAGCCATCCTTTGCTCCTACTAGTGCGTATATTCTGGTTTATTTTTTAGGCCACTTGCCGAAAGACTATGAAAGAGATATAAAGCGATTTGCGAAAAAAAACGAGATGGAATTGGTTTTTATCAACGATATGAGGTATCAGGAACTGTATTCGATTGATCCGAGTGAATTTGTATCTCTAATTTACAATAGTTCATTTGTCTTTACTGACTCTTTTCATGGAGTGGCGTTTTCTTTAATTCTGGAACGACCCTTTCTACCTTACCGAAGAATCGGGAAAACAAATACATTTTCTCGAATTGAGACTTTATTGGGTAAGTTTGCACTTGCTGAAAGGATAAGTATGCAGCTTGAGAACGACAACATTTGGGATATTGATTTCGATAAAGTAAGAGGAGTTTTGCTCAATGAAAGAAACTGTTCAGCTTCATTTCTCGATGCTTGTTTGACATAATGCGAAGTATAGTACGGTTATAATGGATTAAGTTGGCATGAAATTGATGAGATACAATAGGATAGGATTCTTTCGGCTTTGTGTATTTTTTAAAGGATGTGTTGTACATGACTGAGGTTCCAAGTTGAGTAGAATAGCAAATGCAAAACGTAATATTAGGTATGGCTATATCAATACCTTAGTTTCTCTATTTTTAAAGTTCCTAACAAGAACAGTGTTTATCTATACAATTGGAGTCACGTATTTAGGTGTAAATGGCTTATTTACTAATATATTGTCAGTCTTATCACTAGCAGATCTTGGAATCTCAACAGCCCTAAACTTCAGTCTCTACAAACCTGTTGCTCAAAAAGATATCCAAAAGATTAAAGCATTAATGCAGATTTTCAGGAAAGCGTATAGCATCATTGCTATAGTCATTGCAATCCTTGGCTTAGCACTTCTTCCGTTTCTTTCAATATTTATCAAGAATCCAATTGGGATAACACATTCTGAGCTGGTTCTATACTACTTGCTTTTTCTCTTCAATACGGTAAGTACATATTTTGTATCCTATAAATACAGCCTTGCGAATGCAGATCAAAGGAATTACATCGAGACAAATTTTCAAACAGCCACCATTCTCGTTACTTCTCTTGTTCAAGTGGCAGCCCTACTGATTTTTAAAAGTTTCCTTTTTTATCTCTTATCAGCGACAGTAATCGAGCTGTTTCATAAAATTCTAGTAAATATATATCTAAATAAGCGTTACCCTTACCTCGCTGAGCAAGTTGAAGGTACCCTAACTAAAGAAGAATTAATCCCGATCAAACGCAATATCAAAGCATTGGTTTTTCATAAGATTGGGACGGTGGCTGTCCATCAGACTGATAACATTCTTATTTCCACATTTATTGATGTTTCCACTGTTGGTATTGTTTCAAATTATGTTCTCGTAATGCATTCAATAACGTCTTTCATAAATATTGCGTTCAATGCTTTGGTTTCGGGATTAGGCAATCTAGTGGCTACTGAAGACCTTGAAAGGCAGTACACGATTTTCAAAGTATATCGATTTGTTGGATTTTGGTTATATGGTTTTTTCTCAATCTCTTTTGCACTTCTCTTAAGCCCATTTATACACATTTGGCTTGGAAAGGAGATGGTTCTAGCAAGTGGCGTAATCTATGTGATTCTTATAGATTACTATATTAAGGGACATCGAATTGTAGTGAATAATTTTAAAACTGCCGCTGGAGTTTTTGACCAAGACAAATATATCTCACTACTTCAGGCCATCGTTAATCTAGTTGTGTCTATCGTATTGGTCTTGAGAATTGGATTGATAGGTATATATATTGGTACGGTCGTACAGGGGCTGATATTCACATTTTCTAGGCCGGCAATTTTGTATAAGCATGTATTTAAAAAGAAAGCTTACTTATATTATAAAGATTCATTGTTCTATGTTGTTGTTTTGGCAATACCTCTTGTAGCATTGTTCTGGATACAGAAACAGTTTTTTTCTACAATCTCCATTCTAAACTTTCTCCTATTTGGTATGATAGACGTGGTCGTTGTTAATGGTGCATTTCTCTTTTTGCTCCATAAACGAGAAGAGTTCAGCTATCTTAAAAATTTATTTATTAAAAAATTGGGACGGAAATCGCATGTCTGATATACGTACTCCATTAGTCAGTATTATCACTCCTTGTTATAATGGGGTTTTATATCTCTCTCAGTTTTTAGAGAGTATACTTCATCAGAGTTATACAAATATTGAATTTATTCTCGTTAATGATGGATCAACCGATGGAACAGAAGAAGTAATACTCAGGTATAAAGAAAAGTTTGATAAAGCTGGTATTCGGTTTATCTATCTTCGGCAAGAAAATAAGGGACAAGCTGCAGCACTTAATCAAGGGCTCTTAAAATTCTCTGGAGAGTATCTTACATGGCCGGATGCTGATGACATTCTTGACGTACATAACATAAAAAAGAGGGTTGAATTTCTTGAAAGTCATCCGAAGTACAATGTTGTGTTATGTGATAGTGTAGTTATTGATCAGAGTCATACCATTATTCGACCGTATAAACGAATTCCTCCAAAAGGAAAGGACGCAATATTCTTAGATTTAATACTACAGAAAAATGTTTATTATGCGGGTGGGGCATATATGTTTCGAACTAGTACATTCATAGAATGTGTCCCTTCAAGGCAAATTTACGAGTCTCGAGGAGGCCAGAATTGGCAAATGTTACTGCCAGTTCTATACACTAATGCATGCGGGTATCTTCCTGAAACTTTGTATTATATCGTTGAACACAACGACAGCCATTCAAGAAATCTGGAAACTTTCCAACAGAAGGTAGACCGTACATTCGAGCATGAAGCTATTCTGGCAAATACAATTTTTGGCATTCCTGCTATGTCAGAAAAAGAAAAAATCTACTATCAGAAAATTGTTGAATGTAGGTATTCTAGGAAGAGGTTTAAACTCGCAGTAGTTGCAAAAAAGAAATTGGAAGCAATGGAATATTATCAAATATTGCGAAGTCGGAAGCAAGCAAGAATTAAAGAAAGAATCCTCTATGCTAGCCTTAATAATAAATTATTAGCATCAATATTCTCTTCAAAGATTAAAGGCTAAGCTATAGGGCTCTCAGTTTTATTTGGAATATAAGGTGGCGTTGATATGGATAAATCTTCAATTGAAAAAGTAATTGCTGGAGGATACTGCATAGGGTGCGGAGTGTGCACTGCAATCAAGGATTCTCCTTTTTTAGTGCAATACGATGAAGAAGAGAAATATCAAGCAAGAATTGTAGACAGAAAAGAAATCTCTTCGGCTGTACTTCAAAAGGCAGAGAAAGTCTGCCCATTTGCTTATGGTATACCCAATGAAGATGAGTTAGGTGCGACTCTTTACAGCAATGAAGCACGAATGCAGCACAATGAGTATTTAGGCTATTTCTTCTCTACCTATGCTGGCTATGTCGAAAAGCCTTTCTATCGCTCGAAGGGAAGTTCAGGGGGTATGGGTTCTTGGTTGGCCTGTACGATGCTCGAAGCTAAACTTATAGATTATGTTATTCATGTTCGGCATATGGAAGGATCTGATAAGTTGTTCTCCTATACCATTTCTTCGCGAAAAGAGGAGATTGAGCAAGGGGCGAAGTCAAAATATTATCCGGTAGAATTGTCGAGTGTACTTGAATATGTTCGAGATAACCCTGGGAAGTATCTATTGATAGGAGTCCCTTGTTTTATAAAAGCTGTTCGATTGTTATCAGAACAAGAGAAAATATTCAAAGAACGTATCGTATTTACCATGGGGTTGGTCTGTGGGCATCTGAAAACTGGAAGATTTGCCAAAGCTATCGGATGGCAAATGGGGATACATCCAGACAATCTGGAATCGATTGATTTTCGTGTTAAGTTGGATGGCTCAACTGCAAATGCTTACGGGGTTTCCGCGAAAGGGAAAGCAGATGATGGGCTGAAATCTTCAAGTATGAAAAATATCCTTATTAATAATTGGGGATATGGAATATTCCGTTATAATGCTTGTGATTATTGTGATGATGTGTTGTCAGAGACTGCAGATGTTACCATAGGGGATGCTTGGCTCCCAGAATTTGTTAATGACAACCTAGGTACTAATGTAATCATCATTAGGAATCCTCATATAGATGCATTAATCAACGAGCATATTCAAGAATTACATATCCAGCCACTATCTGCAGACAAGGTATTTCAATCACAGGAAGGTGGATTCAGACATAGAAGAGAAGGGCTTGCATATAGACTTTTCTTAAAGGACAAGGAACAAGAATGGAGGCCGAAAAAGCGAGTTGTTGCTAGTAATGCAATTTCTAGCAAACGGAAAAAGATTTATGAAATGCGTATACCTCTTCTGGGTAAGGTGAATGAGGCCTATGAACTAGCTTTAACAAATAATGATTTTAAAAAGTTCGAGCAAACTATTAAGCCTTACCTTTCAGAGTATAATACGGTGTATCGGAAATCATTTCTTGAGCGTTTACTTAGGAAACTAAAGAAAGTATTTAATTAGGGAGGCTCTTGGAAAATGAGGATTCATTGAGAATTTGAATCCATCCGACGATACTAATACCATTGATTAAGAGGAGCGAACCGTCCAATCAAGGGCTTCAAACGAGTAAATACGCCCGGTCCATCGATAATCGAGTGCAAGAAGACACACCTACCCCACGATAGGCGAATGCATCATTGCTCTTTGTGGTGTTACGCAGTTTTCTGGATGCCCGGCAGGATGCAATACTGCAGTATCATGATTGCAGCAAGGCACAGCACGCCGGTCATCAGGCAGTGGGAGACCTTCTCCGTCCCCCTGACCATGATCTTCGGCGGAATAAGCCAATCCTTGAGGTGGGAGTTGGATCGTTCGACGGTCGAACGGATCCTGAACCGCTGCTTTTCAGAGGGGGAGAGGACCCGTTGCTGCTTGCGCCGCTTGTTCGGGTCGATGATGGGCATCCTGCCGTTTCCGATGATGAAGTCCTTGATGGGCTTTGCATCGTAGGCGCTGTCCATCAGCGAGTACAGGTGTTTGATCCGCTGCCCGGTCATCCGCTCCAAGGGAATCGCCGCTTGGCTGTCATGTACGTTGGCACCCGTGACGATGGTGCTGACGGGAATGCCGCTGTCGGTGACATCCAGGTGAAGCTTGTAGCCCTTCCAATAGTTGCGGTTGGCCCTGGCTGTTGCGCTTGCATCCCCAGCTGCACTGGGAGTTCAATTCTTCGAATGCCTGTTCGGCAGTCTGGCCAAGTTGCTTCTGCAGAACGTTTTGCTTCTTGGTTTTCGACTCAGAGCTTTCTGGGCCTGCCGGGTTTCCCCCTCGGGATCACTTCCTTCTTCTTGTTCACGGCCTTCTCGCGCGCCTCGATGGCTGTGGAGTCCCCGGCTGGCATGACCCACGATGCGGCCGTCCAGATAGGAGCTTACCAGGGGGCCCAGCGCCTTCTCCATGAGTTTTGGGCGTGCATGGGATGCAAATTTCCTGCTGAAGGTGGCCTCACTCGGTACGGAGGTGAACCCGCAGACCTGCCGCAGCGACGGATCGCTGAGCAGGCGGTTGCGAAGCGAGGTGACGGTGGGAATCTTGAAAAACTGCTTGGCCAGGGCCGAACGGATCATCGCCGTCTCATCATAGCCTTTGCGCCCAAGCAGGCTTGCCTTGCCGTCGCACGCCGGCAGGAATTCCTCTAGCACCTGCAGCATCTGGATGAACGTACGGTGTTCGGCGGTCACATACCCTTCGAAAACCTCTTGGATGTCGAAAGAAATTCCGAATACCATCTGGCAACCGCCGAGGATTTCTGCTATGCTTTTCATGGACCTGCTCTCCTTCTAATTGTTTGTAGTTAATCATATTATAAAGGATTGTCAGGTCCATTTCTATACAAATATCCAAATAACGTGCTTGTTTGCAGCAAGGATGAGCTTCTGAAGCTGCCTCAAGTAGCTCAGAAGAATGAAAATATCAGGCATTTGCTATTTTGCAAGAGCCTCTAGGAAGTATTATTTTGGTATCTGGATGCTTTGACCGAGGTTTCTAGATGCTATTAGTGATATAATCAATTACTCTATGCCATTGATGTAACTCAGACTTTTTTGAATTGTGATCAGGTTATGTATCAAATAGGCAAGAAGGAATGTATTTATATATGGAATTAGCAGAAACAAAGCGGAATCTCATATGGCTTATTCAACTAGTGCTTATTGCACTCTTATCCACCTATATATATTCGAGTTTTTTTGTTCTCCCATATCGAAAAATTATCCAAGTTGCTCTTGCTGCAGTTCTTTTGATTCTTACTATTTGGGAATTGAGAAAACAGTTGGTAACTCAGGATTTGCTCATTGGGATACTTTTGCTGTCTAGTTTATTATATTTTCGCTTTGTTTCTCATGCAGGATACGCCTCTATTACAACAGGTTTTCCAATTATCTGTATAAGTTACTCTTTCGGTTTGTTATTGCGATACTCAAGACTGAACGAGATGCTTTTTAATTTGTTTTCAATATTTTTAGTGATACCTTTTCTCTATGCTTTTTTGATTCTTAAGTTCAGCCCAGAAGGCCTCTTTTATCAAATCAGTCGAAATGGAGTAGGGTATTTATTAGTTTTTTTTATTTCATTTCAGCTTTTGACGTATGTAAAACAGCAAAAACGTTATATACCGATGATACCAGTTTTTGGAGTATTAATTTCTTCATTCTACTCTCAAAGTAGAACGGGTTTTGCGATGGCTATATGCCTTCTTCTGCTAGTATTACTATACAATGTAAGTAAGCGTATCTCGCTCGTACAAAGCCAGCAAGGTTGGAAGTCTAAGATATTATGGCTTTGGGTAGTTGTGGGTATTTTGTTTTTGATTGGGATTGTAAATATAATATGGGAAATGCTTATGCATTCAAGATTTAATATTCTTGGATTCTATAGTTCTGGGAGAATTCAGTTATATCGACAATACTTCTCGGATCTAGATTTACGTACATTTCTAATGGGGCATAGACCTGATCCCGAGAATGTTACTAAATGGCACAACACCTACGTAACAATGCTGTCGTACTTCGGGGCTATTTCCTTAGTTTTCTTTCTTGCCGTAATTGTTGGATTCTTTCGCTTATTGAAACAGTCTTGGATGTTAGCTGGTTTGATGCTGATATGGATAGTATATTCACTGCCAGAATCAGTATCCCCATTTAGATATGGTGATTTTTTAATTATACCATTGCTCATGTTGGCGTTTCCCCCTCATCATTTCAATAAACCAATTTTTCCATTCTTGGTAAGAGAAAGGGATGTTAGCATATGATAGCTTCGAAAATACTCATACTTACTAACGACGTTGACTACCTCTATACACTGCGTTTGGAGACCATTGAAAAACTTCTCCAATCAGGGGCCTCTGTAGCTCTTTCGGCTCCTTCCAATGACCGAGTTGCATTCTTTGAGAAGTTGGGATGTACGTTCCATCCCATCGAATTTTCCCCACGGGGAAAGAACCCTTTCTCCAATCTGGGAGTCTTGCTGAAGTATTTTAAGCTTGTAAAAAAGATAAAGCCTGATGTTGTTCTGACCTATACCATAAAGTCAAATATTTATGGGGGATTGGTCTGCAGATTGCTCAAAGTTCCCCAAATAGCAAACATGACAGGGTTGG contains the following coding sequences:
- a CDS encoding Coenzyme F420 hydrogenase/dehydrogenase, beta subunit C-terminal domain, yielding MDKSSIEKVIAGGYCIGCGVCTAIKDSPFLVQYDEEEKYQARIVDRKEISSAVLQKAEKVCPFAYGIPNEDELGATLYSNEARMQHNEYLGYFFSTYAGYVEKPFYRSKGSSGGMGSWLACTMLEAKLIDYVIHVRHMEGSDKLFSYTISSRKEEIEQGAKSKYYPVELSSVLEYVRDNPGKYLLIGVPCFIKAVRLLSEQEKIFKERIVFTMGLVCGHLKTGRFAKAIGWQMGIHPDNLESIDFRVKLDGSTANAYGVSAKGKADDGLKSSSMKNILINNWGYGIFRYNACDYCDDVLSETADVTIGDAWLPEFVNDNLGTNVIIIRNPHIDALINEHIQELHIQPLSADKVFQSQEGGFRHRREGLAYRLFLKDKEQEWRPKKRVVASNAISSKRKKIYEMRIPLLGKVNEAYELALTNNDFKKFEQTIKPYLSEYNTVYRKSFLERLLRKLKKVFN
- a CDS encoding glycosyltransferase family 2 protein; this encodes MSDIRTPLVSIITPCYNGVLYLSQFLESILHQSYTNIEFILVNDGSTDGTEEVILRYKEKFDKAGIRFIYLRQENKGQAAALNQGLLKFSGEYLTWPDADDILDVHNIKKRVEFLESHPKYNVVLCDSVVIDQSHTIIRPYKRIPPKGKDAIFLDLILQKNVYYAGGAYMFRTSTFIECVPSRQIYESRGGQNWQMLLPVLYTNACGYLPETLYYIVEHNDSHSRNLETFQQKVDRTFEHEAILANTIFGIPAMSEKEKIYYQKIVECRYSRKRFKLAVVAKKKLEAMEYYQILRSRKQARIKERILYASLNNKLLASIFSSKIKG
- a CDS encoding SP_1767 family glycosyltransferase, with protein sequence MKILKKVKLLLAYIFFELRYRQKKRTLEFPHVLSDEETIEYIVSHNASMSRFGDGEMRWIMGMNKNTFQDNSALLSQRLQEVLSSDDGNVLICIPNVFEAVGFLQLSSRVFWRSHLDKTREYWMNSLIPYKIYGDSLLTRPYFIYKDKSGAGKRFKHLVSIWDKKDLLIVEGEKTRLGVGNDLFDNAKSVARLLCPSENAFAVYDSILSTTIQNYQGRLVLIALGPTATILAYDLSKRGIRALDIGHIDVEYEWFLRKVKERIAIPGKYVNESEQKYINEESVLSGQQEYLNSIVARIL
- the rfbC gene encoding dTDP-4-dehydrorhamnose 3,5-epimerase; translation: MGQFTFTRTDIEGVLIIEPRVFGDERGYFMETYNKADFYKAGITCEFVQDNQSKSRKGVLRGLHFQKQYPQAKLVRVTKGEVYDVAVDLRKESPTYGKYVGATLSAELKNQFFIPRGFAHGFLVLSDEAEFTYKCDEFYHPEDEGGIRWDDPSIGIQWPEIGIEYCLSEKDKALSTLMGRNDD
- a CDS encoding transposase, which produces MKSIAEILGGCQMVFGISFDIQEVFEGYVTAEHRTFIQMLQVLEEFLPACDGKASLLGRKGYDETAMIRSALAKQFFKIPTVTSLRNRLLSDPSLRQVCGFTSVPSEATFSRKFASHARPKLMEKALGPLVSSYLDGRIVGHASRGLHSHRGAREGREQEEGSDPEGETRQAQKALSRKPRSKTFCRSNLARLPNRHSKN
- a CDS encoding glycosyltransferase, with protein sequence MTNLSIAYIDFGDRFDPNGTSGIERKKLSQIFELEKLGIVKRLAFSPKHKKTMFGNLSRLLPFFPSTFFFTCDVKQLEGLDVVYFRKPSYVDRYTINLLKDIKKQNPKCVILFEIPTYPYDKEKAGLIKYPLLVKDRWNRRMLQKYVNRIVLVTSKERTIFNIPTICTMNGIDFENTLLREVSPIEHKNIHAIIIANFEFWHGLDRIIGGLTQYYSAWNEEKPKFTLHIVGDGPGIEKIKQQCKENVIEKYVLLHGSLSFTEISKVYNQVSLAINSIGRHRITGTRIDSSIKSREYAAKGLPIITERGISIDYVPENYPYVLEIPADESLLDIESVIAFHDRIYSGNDPVVIADTIRAFAKDRCSSEAMMRPVLTYVREMLLQ
- the rfbB gene encoding dTDP-glucose 4,6-dehydratase codes for the protein MSKTYLVTGGAGFIGSNFIHYLLKKHQDILIVNVDKLTYAGNLENLKSVMNDKRHVFVQADICDAQAMQKLFELYTIDYVVNFAAESHVDRSITDPDVFVRTNVMGTLNLLNIAKANWTMGDDAYREGVKFQQVSTDEVYGSLGPEGFFTEATPLDPHSPYSASKTSADLFVKAYADTYKLPVTITRCSNNYGPYQFPEKLIPLMINNCLNKQSLPVYGDGMQIRDWLYVEDHCKAIDLVLQKGRAGEVYNVGGHNEQPNIAIVRSIISYVSEKVDPSIDESLIKHVTDRKGHDRRYGIDPSKIREELGWEPETMFAEGIRKTIDWYLENRQWMEHVTSGSYQNYYQEMYANR
- a CDS encoding polysaccharide pyruvyl transferase family protein — protein: MNKKIQAIAIITLNGYSNYGNRLQNYALQQVLLRYSNTVDTLLFEKRAASTHNTSSNSIHELLERLQKFSFSRLNKKVSTKVHSVLFAKQIQKNTNRRIANFKKFSETYIHEKNLRSTPGRMGDSLESQYEYFVVGSDQVWNPRFSEFSEAFFLTFAPPRKRVAYAPSFGIEKIPVEFQSAFYTWLKDVPFLSVRENSGAKIIKDLIGIDVPVLLDPTMLLAKEDWLTIAKQPSFAPTSAYILVYFLGHLPKDYERDIKRFAKKNEMELVFINDMRYQELYSIDPSEFVSLIYNSSFVFTDSFHGVAFSLILERPFLPYRRIGKTNTFSRIETLLGKFALAERISMQLENDNIWDIDFDKVRGVLLNERNCSASFLDACLT
- a CDS encoding lipopolysaccharide biosynthesis protein, giving the protein MSRIANAKRNIRYGYINTLVSLFLKFLTRTVFIYTIGVTYLGVNGLFTNILSVLSLADLGISTALNFSLYKPVAQKDIQKIKALMQIFRKAYSIIAIVIAILGLALLPFLSIFIKNPIGITHSELVLYYLLFLFNTVSTYFVSYKYSLANADQRNYIETNFQTATILVTSLVQVAALLIFKSFLFYLLSATVIELFHKILVNIYLNKRYPYLAEQVEGTLTKEELIPIKRNIKALVFHKIGTVAVHQTDNILISTFIDVSTVGIVSNYVLVMHSITSFINIAFNALVSGLGNLVATEDLERQYTIFKVYRFVGFWLYGFFSISFALLLSPFIHIWLGKEMVLASGVIYVILIDYYIKGHRIVVNNFKTAAGVFDQDKYISLLQAIVNLVVSIVLVLRIGLIGIYIGTVVQGLIFTFSRPAILYKHVFKKKAYLYYKDSLFYVVVLAIPLVALFWIQKQFFSTISILNFLLFGMIDVVVVNGAFLFLLHKREEFSYLKNLFIKKLGRKSHV